Proteins encoded in a region of the Triticum dicoccoides isolate Atlit2015 ecotype Zavitan chromosome 3A, WEW_v2.0, whole genome shotgun sequence genome:
- the LOC119273074 gene encoding protein LIFEGUARD 2-like codes for METVSGLHRFVIQSTSGDTDVRALLELTDGSLQQQPHLFLPTKATSPIFPALDVNGHVHYTEDYLQKCINQDHDALPIKLADGEVSVVSRLITGNDRMTTITTNWTEFHCRTNMHEGDICAFYFRRKARFEHPSLFGPSSSPVPVPLFNTAKLLYAVLCPLYIYRQKHPVNLLLLGVFTVAISSAVGMPCAFTSGKVILEAAILTTVVVFSLTAYTFWAVKRGKDFSFLGPFLFASLIMLLVFGFIQILFPLGKLTHMIYGALAALIFSGYIVYDTDNIIKRYTYDEYVWAAVSLYLDIINLFMALLTLFSAGDS; via the exons ATGGAGACGGTGAGCGGGTTGCACCGGTTCGTGATCCAGAGCACCTCCGGGGACACAGATGTCCGAGCCCTCCTCGAGCTCACAGACGGCAGCCTGCAGCAGCAACCACACCTTTTCCTCCCTACCAAAGCAACCTCACCCATCTTCCCTGCCCTCGATGTG AACGGTCAC GTTCACTACACAGAAGACTACCTCCAGAAGTGCATTAACCAAGATCATGATGCATTGCCAATCAAGCTTGCAGATGGCGAGGTCTCCGTCGTCTCTCGCCTCATCACAGGGAATGACAGGATGACCACCATCACAACCAACTGGACAGAGTTCCACTGTCGTACAAACATGCATGAGGGTGACATCTGCGCCTTCTACTTCAGACGCAAGGCAAGGT TTGAGCACCCGAGCCTTTTCGGCCCATCGTCGTCGCCTGTCCCAGTTCCCCTGTTCAATACTGCGAAACTGTTGTATGCAGTGCTGTGCCCGTTGTACATCTACCGCCAGAAGCACCCAGTCAACCTGCTGCTGCTCGGCGTCTTCACCGTGGCCATCAGCTCCGCTGTGGGCATGCCATGTGCCTTCACTAGCG GCAAGGTCATTTTGGAGGCAGCAATTCTTACAACGGTGGTTGTCTTCAGCCTGACTGCTTACACTTTCTGGGCTGTAAAGAGGGGCAAGGACTTCAGCTTCCTTGGTCCTTTCTTATTTGCTTCTCTCATCATGTTGCTCGTCTTTGGGTTCATTCAG ATCCTCTTCCCGCTGGGCAAGCTTACTCACATGATCTATGGCGCGCTGGCGGCACTCATCTTCAGTGGCTACATTGTCTATGACACGGACAACATCATCAAGCGTTACACCTATGACGAGTATGTCTGGGCCGCCGTCTCGCTCTACCTTGACATCATCAATCTGTTCATGGCCTTGCTCACCCTGTTTAGTGCGGGTGACAGCTAA